The genomic window CTCCACATCAGATTTTGTGCACCGCTTGGAATATCTCTAATACCATCTACAAGAGATACAGCATTCCTTCAGTACGAGTTGCACCTGTGGATGATGGTCGAACAAATGCCATCTTAACACTGGCCCAAGCCCATACCATAGCCCCTCTATCTCTGCgtatgtgtgcgcgcgcgcgcgtcaCAATGAAATCTTGACCTTTTACGACCCAGAAAGACCGATTATGCATTAACCGCAGGCTGTTAGTGTGACCATGACACATGTAATTGGACATTCTGCAGATAGACATAATCAGCCTGACCAGATAAATAAAATTACAATTGATTGCTTGATAACAACCATGTCATGAAACTTTATAATTTGTAACAAGGCAATTCAAAAATGGGATGAGCTGGAAGGCTCAGATCACATGCTGCAAGTCTTGAGGCTGATGAAACATCAGGTTTCGATTTCTTTTGCTTCTGTACCAAGGCCTGAGAAGAACCTGTCTTTGATTAGATACAAAGGCAACATGGGAATATATCCCATATGTGATCAGAGATTAAAATCAGCTCTTGTACCTTGAGGCAAAAGGCACATTAGCAGTGACAGAAATTGCCAATTTACAATAGTCCCCCTGGTAGCAATCAGTCAGTATATCAGTTTTTCCACTTGTTGACATACCTAAGGAATGCCATAGCAGGGCTATCCCTCGGTTGGGCCCGAACACGTGTAGACCGCCTGAGTACCGCTTCCTCAAGCAGGATTTTTTGAGCAACATCTTTTGATCTCTTCTGTAATGCCGTACTGTATAATACATCAAAACAAAATGAAATATCACAGCTTGAGATGTACAGTTTGATAAAGAAATTGTAAGGTAATACCAACAGTCTACAGTTAAGTCTGATAATAAGTTCTCAGATTGGGAATAGAATATATAAACAATATAGTGCTTCCAAGACACTGTATTGTTACCATGTCTTCGTGCCAACATAATGGTCATTTATCTTGCAACTTTGTTTCACAAGGTTCAATTCCCTTCTACTAAAAAGGAAAAGGAGAAGAGGTTTTGTGGGGGGGATGTTGGCAGTGGAAGAAGGAAAAAACAGACACAAGGTTCAATCAAGCTTGCGAACTTCCGCAGAAATGGGGGAAAAAAATCCAATTCTTGAAACCCCTCCAGATTGCATTGCAGCTTAATTCATCAtgcgccaaaaaaaaaaaaaaaaaatccaatgtgTGTGTTGTTACATATCACTTTTTTATCAATCAGGAGATCAGCGGATAGCAACTAAGGCTCCTAAATTCATGATAAGAGTTGGACATGCACCCTTTTCCTTTCTTTCAACATGAAACCACCAACCAAGATGCAAATTTCTGAGCAATGCAACTGCTGATTTACCACTGGGGCTCTCTGGCCTTCAAAAGTCAGCAGTCGTGTTACAAATTCATTTTGCTTTTCGAGCCTAGTGAAATTGAACTACATAGACACGTTAGCTTGCTACCCTTTGTGACCTTCCCCTGATGACTAGTGCATTGCCATGCAAATTGCTTTTTCAACTAAAAGAAAAGTGGAAGATGAAAGAAAATTCTTATTTCCTTGAAGGACAAAAGACTTGAACAATTGCACTGGTTTTCACACAAGATATTCGACATCCACCACCATCAAGAGGGAGAATGAGAGATCAAGTGGCAACAATCACACATCTTCATTAGAGTCCAATGGAGGAAGACTGTTATAAAATTCCTCAGACATCTCAACAAATCCTGCACATTTATTTTCCAGAATAAACAATAGAACTTTAATCCTGGATACCTTCAATACAATCTCCCATATTACACATGGCACAGAAGTTTGAGTAGTTAGGCACAGATGGGGCTTGACAAGGCAAAACCGTTGTGTCATGAGAACCTCCTGCACCTATTTCATTAATGCCCTTGTCGCATGgaggaaaaaagaataaaaatgagCAAATTTCCCCCAGGAGGTTAATGACCTTTTGTTAGACCAACACATGAACTCAGATCCTCATCAAATATGATGCTCCTTATTGCATAATTCTCATGCCTAATGAAACGGCATGTGGCTTCCTCACAAGGCAGCTAGTAGGTATGATGATTAAAGATCCTACCTGAAGAACTAATCCACTACCAACATGGTTAAATCATAATCCCCAATATTTGTGTCCTAATTAAGGTCCATAGAGACAAATTCTCTGTGGATGACTTGCAAGGAATACAGATAGATTACACTATCCACCCTTGCTAGATAGCATATAAGACAAGTGCATTCACAAATTCTTTTGTGCTCCATGTGAATAACCTTATTTGGCAATAGTCACATGCAAAATAAGACTTGGACAAAGTATTCCTTTCATCATGATTGCTTCAAAACATATTCTATTTCCAAAGAACTACAACATCTTTGCCATTGGTATAGGTTCAGTAGGAAGCATCACTATGCCTTCAAACTAACACCATCTGATCATATCATTCTCCCTAACAATGAATTACTACCCAGTATAATATATCTTTCTGTTCTCATTGGCCAACTACTGCTTTTCTTCCACAAACTGAAATCTGATGCAACTATGTACAACTCAAAAGGCTTAACATGACCTAAAAACCGCAATAAAAGCATTTAGGCAATAGAAGCCCATAGAAAATAAGCTGAGCATCTCTTTTCACAAATCCTGATACTCCAAACTCTTTCCTTAATGATATAGCTGTTAAACTCTTTCGACATAACTCTGTGAGGTTTAAGGAAAGGAACATGAAACAATATAAGGGGAAAATGCAACACCTTAGCATTTCGTTTAAAAGGTGAAATTTGTAAATTTGACTCTACGAGAACATGATATAAATccatttgataaataaattaatgcTTCATTTCCTACAAAATCTAAGCATAAATGATTTTGTTATCTATGCATTCTCATGAGTTGCTTtccaataaattaaataaatgtaTAATTCACAAGTAGTGGCACTGTTGAAGATAGCTAAAAAATTCATCCAGAAGAGTAACAAAGATATGAATCATTGGACTACATAACCACCAAATCTTAACTTGTATTGAGAAGACACAATAAGAATAACTATGAGCCGGTAAGAATCAGATTTACCTTATCCTGAGATAATACTTCTCCAATTGCCTTTGAAgggctctctccctctcaccttTTGGATTTAGTGAGCCCATAAGTGCATCAAGCTGATTATATTTAAAGTATGTAGATTAGCATCACAGAAGGCAAtacgaaaattttgaaaaaacatTGTGGCACATGAGCGTTGAATGAATCACCTCTTCCTTGGCACTGTAGTAGCCCCACTGCTTATGATCTGAACTTTCAACAAAAAGTCTTCCCTCATGCCGGAAAAACCAATACCTGTTGTAGTTTCTATCTTTTCCTAATGAACTAGTACGTATGGACAATTTCTCTATCTCCCTTTCAAGGTGCTGCTCCTGCGTTGCAGGTATTTTAAACTGTCAAAAGAGAAAAGGGCAAAACCGGCGGGGTTGTGTTGTGTGGACAAGCATGCACATTCGTACCTGAGTGTGTGCATGCACACAAACACAGAGAGAGAGAAGTGATGTAAGTACCTTGTATTCTTCAGGTTTCTTTTCCCGAGCCTCTTTGTCTCTGTCCTTCCCTCTTCTCTGTCCCTTCATACTATCCTTGGTACcagataaattttttactctcTCAGTGCCACCTCCATCATCCATCCTCAGGTTATTTGCAATTTCCCTGAGTTTGTGACATCACACTTACTATGAACGACCATCAACAAGGATAATTACATGGCCCAGCAATATGTAATACTGCATAGGACAATTgttaactaattctaattgagtAAAGATAAGGATTTGCATACCCATTTTCTGAAATGTGGTTTTTCTTAGATGAAGGAACTTTCTCAGTTCCTTGCTGTGAAACATAATTATGTGAGTTTACTTTGCCATTCTCCAGAATGTGTCGCTGATCCATTTCTTTATTGTCAGCCTCTTCTTTTTTCAGATGttgctcttcttttttctttctaagtTCCTCCCTTCTAGTAGCTGCAAGTGCCTGCTGCTGTTCCATGCAGTCATCTAACTTCTCTCTAATAGCATAAGTTGTGAGAGCCTCTGAAACCAATTCATGGAGAATTCCCAGTTTTACATTGATGTCAAGAAGACCATAATGCCCCCGTTTTATAGTTGCCACGTGATTTGATAATTCATCTCTACCTTCCATCTCCAAGAAGTCACATAAGTATTCAGCCCAGTTGGTTAATGTAATCTGAGGAAATGGGTAAAAAGGTTAGCTAACACTTGGAATCTAAAGGACAAATCTGCTAGCTAGATGTAAAGGCAGATACTCCACAGATCAAACATTTTATTTTAGATATCATGTTTCTGAAAAagagtaaaataaataaattcaccTTTGATTTCCTTTTTTTGCTCTGTATAGACATGAAATAGTCACTTTCATCTTTAATTAGCAAGCGGATAATTGCAGAATGCAACTCCACAATGAGCATAAGATCACTGTCCTTGTGGCAGACTGCATTTTCAAAATCTTCCAGAGAAAATGGCCAAAGATGCAACAATCTACTGAAAGAACAGCAAAAATCCCAAACCATAAGAAGGTTTCCAATGCAATCCATAGGCACACGAAAATCCGTAGACAGAATAGGGCGATCTGAGAAAACAGGATCATCTGCAGCAGGCTGCACTAAGAGGTCATCAATTGGGTATTTAACTGGTTTTTCTTCCAGTTTCTCTTCCTCTGCAAATTTAGGGAACATGTAAACAAATGGCATGATAATATTCATTTCAAGATATTTAAACctgaaaagaataaaaattaaggaactCAACAAATAGACCTTAGTAAGTTCAAGAATGGGACCAAAATTTAGTTTGTAGATAACAAATTAAATTTTCTTCCATGTacctttctttaattttttcttgatcacACCCATGGCTTCCAAATTTTCATTTTCactctctttccttttcttgttgaTTTTGTTAAGTCGCACATCCTGAAGATACCATGAATTTTAGAAATACTATATATGCAAGTCAACAAGCAGGAGGATCAGGATAGAATATTACCATAACATTGCTTCTTCCTGCTTTTTTGTGTACTTTGCCATTTTGAACAATAAACTTGTCCTTCAATTCTTCAGGAAGTTCAGTGGAAATCCCATACTTCTTTGCAAGATTTTCATGAACTGTCCATGGGGCACTCTTGGAAGTTGATTCTCTGATAAATGCTTTCAGTACATTCCTGCTAAATGGTGGCTTCTTCTGTATCAGTTCATCAGCCTTGACTATTGAAGTGTCAGTTACCTTCTTAGCTTTATCAACCCAACCCACTTTGTATAGTGTGGTGTCTCCATCATCTAAAATCTTCAAGATTCTGCATGCACATACAGACTGCTCCTTCCTCCCATGCAATTCTAAGCCTTCAAAGAAACATTCTTGTAACTTCGTGTAAACTTCATTGACAAGATCTTTTAAACTGAGAGTACCTGCATAGCCAATAGCACCACTGGGGACATTACATGAAGTGGGTCAAAGGCACATTTTGCAAAAATCAGTTCCACTGAATAAATaggcaggaaaaaaaaaagatccataaCATGATACAACGAAAGGCATTTGAGGTATGACAAACATATCATTATGCAAGCCCACTTGTAAATGCAGAAGAAGGGGATCTCTTCAGCACGAAACCTTCATCTTTTTATAATACCGAGCTCTTGTTTTCTCATGTCCATTTGTTTCACTCCACTCTTACCTCTTCAATTTTACACCAAGTAAAATCAAAATCAGTGGTGACACTCTCAAAGCGAAAACCAACAAGGTTGAATACAATCTATGATGCTAAAATGCCTTGAAAATAAAGCCATTTGTTTAGGAGCTCTCTTGCCTATGCATCAATCCAGGCACAAAATCAATGGTGGCAGCAATATGGCTAGCATGGCAAAAGTGCTTCATAGGCAATATAATCCAACCCATTGAAATTGATCTAAACATCTTAGAACATATACAGATCAAAATATGGCTGATTCGGATGCCTTTAAaccataaatcaaattaaaaaatggtATCATAGCATAAAACTTGCCTATTTTGCATCAATTTGATGCATACATAGAAGACATCTAAAGCAGTAATCTTTGGTTTCTAGTTAATTTAGATGTCATAGATAACGATAAATTGTGTGGATTTTCAATTCAAGAGGGCTAGCATTGACTTTCATTGGGAGACATTTGAGACCACATGCTCAACTTTGATATCCAAAAACTAACACTaggaaggttttttttttttttggtaacatcaAACATCAATATTAAAGAAGTTATGTATGACAACTCTGTATCTTAAAATTTACAAATAAAACTTTGTACATTTAAAATTTCTCATACAAGAAAGCAAAAAATAAAGCATGCATAACAAATCATCATTTTTATTCAGTATATAAAGATCACATTCTAAAATATTAGCTCAAGTGTTTGTTACACTTATCAATCAAGTGGAAAGTTGAATATGCCTAGGCCCTTTTTTTCAGCTGACTACGGAGCCATTTATGACAATTTATCAAGGACATGCCTATAATATAACATGACAATTTATGCAGATCTTTTGTAAACTATTCATTCTTTTTAATCTTAAAAAACATTTGAAAAAATTGAGATTAAGCTTCTCAAGTCTGAGAATGAAAAGACTTTCTGATATTGTCTGTACAAGAAATTTAGAGATAATTCATTTAAAAATTTGGTTATTCTGAAACTTATATCTCATGAACATTTGAACAATCATGTTTTAAAATGTCAACAGTACATCACACTCCAAAATGAAATGATATATAATTACTATCTTCTTTATttttcaaagaaattttgactatttcatcataatatcaccAAGCGCAATACATCCAAAGATATCCACAATACAAATAGACTTCAatgagatctaatttatttttttgatttttttgattttatttttcaaaaagttaCTTGTTTTCCGTTGTTTTTGTGTCAAGACTACCAAATCTTTTGAAATTGTCAAAAATCTTTTGGCAGGCCAATTGAAACTGAAACCAAAACCAACTTTTTGAGCCTTGCATAAGTTGCTGGCACAATGTGGGGTTTTCTTTTCCCATTTTCCACTTGTACCACTGCCCAGATAGACTCCTTTCCCTCTGTTAAATAAAAGTAAGAAACTACATGAAATGTTTGTTGTTTTACCAACACCAACAAGACATCATTGCAGGGGCAGCTTGCTCAATTTGCAGATTGCTACAACCCAGTGCTTTGGGTGAAATTGATCCCTGGTGGGTATGTACAGCACCATGGTACATATTTACAGCAGTATGCTGATCCTTGCCCCACATTCATAGCTTTCGTGTACCCAAACCAATCTTAGCTAGGAACTATATATTTCCTCCTCTAAACATGCCTTGTTTCTATCCTTATGGAGCTGTTAACATCAAGTTGGCACCTCAACCTAGAGTGGCTTCATAGTCTGCCCCATTTAGTTAGAAAGAGTTAACTGTCATTAGTCCATGGTTTGCCGTACAGCTCCATACCGCCCAATACAAGACATACCATACCGTACTGAGAGGAAACCGGTATGAAATACCATTTTGAGTTGGTATAAGCCCCATACTGCTTGTACCGAAGCGTATTGACCTGCAACGAAGTGTACCGACCAGCACCGACCCACACCGTGTAATGAGATAAAATTGAGAAAAATGGTTTGCGGGCTATTTCAGCACATGATGTATAACCTACTATACCAATCCTACCGTACCAAACCAGTAAGGTACCAATATGGGATCCGGTATCGAGATAGCGGACCTTGGTCATTACTGTTACAATTCCTTGAGACTTAGACATGGAAGATCATATTCCCGATCCATGGCCACAACTATCCAAGCACGCAACAATATTGTTTGTATTTTGATTAGCGTTCATTGTTATAAATTTATACAAAACAAACCCGTATCAACTTCTCATATACATAATATGACAAGAGATGGAAAACACAAAGGCTTAAGTAataatgattattatatgataaattttctttacatGTATGATATGCTACAAACTAGAATTCAACCCCATCATATATACAGTTTTCTTCCTTTAAGCGACATGGttaaaatcaacaaaaaaaaaaaaaggaaatgacATGgtgataaacataaactgaaataTAAAACATTGCCTCCGAACTACATAATCTAATCTAATGAGGAAAATGCGGTAAAAAAGAGAACACTTGCAACAATATTTTGTGGTCATAGTTAGAATCTTCTAGTTACTTTAAAACCTTAGTCCCAATCGTGTAGCCATTTCTTGTGCTTCCAACCCCTTTTCTAACCAAGGACATACATTGCAACCACTAACTATCAAGGTCACTCTTACTATTGTGTTATTTATAGTTTTCTCTTTACTCATATGATAAAAGACCAAATTCAGTTAAAAAGAAGTGGAACTTATATATTATCTGATAATTGATAAGATTCCATATAGGCACTTTCTAAGAGGTACCACAGCCTACTATTTTGCAAAAAGCCAGCACCACTTCCTTGTTGACACCAAAATGTGCTAACTGCACTAGCACTTAACCCAGCTTTTAAGGTTGTGCGTTTTTTCGCTCCCTCTTCTAACTTAAGCCCACTTCCACATCAAATTATCCTAAGATTGAGTTGCACAAATAGCTAATGCTTTGAatgtcaaatataaaaatttgatacctTATTAGCTAGGTAATAACTGGATTGACATTCTATGCCATACATTTATTCTTTGAGCTTAAGTGCAGCTAACTAAATGCATCTCAAAATGAGCTCTATATTGCTTTTGCTCGTGTTCATGTTCAGATAATATTTTCTAATGATACTCTTCAATACCCCATATTCTCATCTCTAATGTCATATTGTGCAAAAAAGGCCCAGAAGCATGAGTATTATGCGGAGAGGAGAAACTGTGGTTCTGTGAAAGCAATAGATTATTTTTGTTAGTCTACTCATCTGGAACTATTAAACCTAATATTGAACATCAAGCATACTGCATGCATACCCACATGCTGCCTCTTAATTAAATCTTGAAGGACAGGTTCTGGATTGTTGCATTCACACACTTATAGAGATGTCAGAATGCATCATACATGAAAAGTACAATGATGAAGGTATCAAGAAAGCAACAGAAGCATCATTTTTCATTTGTCAGCAAGATGTTGCAACTGAACATATTAAAAAaggtttcttaaaaaaaaaatccatagagCAGGACAAGACTTTCGAAACATAGAATCTAAGAACATTTTGACCAGCTTGAGAACCACCCTCTTGAAAGGTTACAGTCCTTACTTGGACAAGCTAAGCTTGAGATCACATGTTATAGAGACCTGTCTTTTGCATAATGAATATGTATGTTATTAAACTAGAAAAGAATAAAAGCAttcaacaagaaaaagaaaaataatcagaaCATATTAAAGGGGAGTTAAGAACTAAAACATAGAAAATCAAAGAGACATAGGCATCAATAACCTTGACAGTTAGAAGCCATTCAGTAGCACAAGCCATACTAAAAGAGTTGGCATCTACCTTTACATATTCCTGAGTTGTACGAGAAACCCAACAACTTCCCAGAAAATGTGGTGAAAAGGGAATGCAACCAATCTATCATGGGTAATAACTCTGTGACTTATGACAATCTTTGTACAAGTCATAAAACTTTGGCATTTTAAAACATCTGTTTTGGATCCTCCACTGCATACTAGAAATCCAAGAACAAAACGATATCTATGCCTTAAACAATGGAAATTAAGAAGTCAAATAATTGACAAACTTGTGGATAACGCTGATACCTTGCATACTACCCTTGATTTCTAAGATACAAATGGGGacaaaaataagaattaaaaacTACAATATCTTCATAAGTTATGTTATCCACACTGATTTGTAGTAGAACAGAAAATGACCAACAGCATAGGAACAACATGACATCAATTAACACATAAGATAGACGTGATGCATGATATCTCATGTATGGACAATGACTGGAACAATTATGCAGGAAGTAGAGTATGATAACATAAGTCCATTAGTGCATCATAAAGCAAAATACAGGAAAAAAAATAGTCAG from Elaeis guineensis isolate ETL-2024a chromosome 9, EG11, whole genome shotgun sequence includes these protein-coding regions:
- the LOC105051716 gene encoding uncharacterized protein, with translation MPLYKRKPFNLAEPPQELDPNELVFQVRFTKEIFRDYQDYLKRLNLYRQRVWTCKVTGKTNLTYEEALVSERRATEKVQQFPKELMAPILHLIQHSTLSLKDLVNEVYTKLQECFFEGLELHGRKEQSVCACRILKILDDGDTTLYKVGWVDKAKKVTDTSIVKADELIQKKPPFSRNVLKAFIRESTSKSAPWTVHENLAKKYGISTELPEELKDKFIVQNGKVHKKAGRSNVMDVRLNKINKKRKESENENLEAMGVIKKKLKKEEEKLEEKPVKYPIDDLLVQPAADDPVFSDRPILSTDFRVPMDCIGNLLMVWDFCCSFSRLLHLWPFSLEDFENAVCHKDSDLMLIVELHSAIIRLLIKDESDYFMSIQSKKRKSKITLTNWAEYLCDFLEMEGRDELSNHVATIKRGHYGLLDINVKLGILHELVSEALTTYAIREKLDDCMEQQQALAATRREELRKKKEEQHLKKEEADNKEMDQRHILENGKVNSHNYVSQQGTEKVPSSKKNHISENGEIANNLRMDDGGGTERVKNLSGTKDSMKGQRRGKDRDKEAREKKPEEYKEQHLEREIEKLSIRTSSLGKDRNYNRYWFFRHEGRLFVESSDHKQWGYYSAKEELDALMGSLNPKGERERALQRQLEKYYLRISTALQKRSKDVAQKILLEEAVLRRSTRVRAQPRDSPAMAFLRYVNKWKN